The following proteins come from a genomic window of Achromobacter sp. AONIH1:
- a CDS encoding helix-hairpin-helix domain-containing protein — protein sequence MRAYAVLSNVSSRLAAIPSILRQASGRRPAPRPPSGHQADAAPHLPDARLAKAPRPGAMSLPGWPWRTPWRRPRGLSRVMGGSIWRLLAAAGMALAAATASAVDVNSATAQQLESVSGIGPSTARTIVQERERAGAFESLDDLAERVRGIGPKKAKALQAAGLTVGGADGAAQNAAQGAATPAGKGGAPAGAAQSAKGGAAAKARQ from the coding sequence ATGCGTGCATACGCTGTTCTATCCAACGTCTCGTCCCGGCTGGCCGCCATTCCCTCCATCCTGAGGCAGGCGTCCGGCCGCCGTCCGGCGCCGCGCCCGCCGTCCGGGCATCAGGCCGACGCCGCCCCGCATCTGCCTGATGCCCGACTGGCCAAGGCGCCGCGCCCGGGTGCGATGTCCCTGCCGGGCTGGCCCTGGCGCACGCCATGGCGCCGTCCCCGCGGCCTGAGCCGGGTCATGGGCGGATCGATATGGCGTCTGTTGGCGGCGGCGGGTATGGCGCTAGCGGCGGCCACGGCCTCGGCCGTCGACGTCAACAGCGCCACCGCGCAGCAGCTGGAGTCGGTCAGCGGGATCGGCCCGAGCACCGCGCGGACCATCGTGCAGGAGCGCGAACGCGCCGGCGCCTTCGAATCGCTGGACGATCTGGCCGAGCGCGTGCGCGGCATCGGCCCGAAGAAGGCCAAGGCGTTGCAGGCCGCCGGGCTGACGGTGGGCGGCGCCGACGGCGCCGCGCAGAATGCCGCGCAAGGCGCCGCCACGCCGGCGGGCAAGGGCGGCGCGCCGGCTGGCGCGGCCCAGTCCGCCAAGGGTGGGGCCGCCGCGAAGGCCAGGCAGTAA